The following DNA comes from Mycobacterium sp. MS1601.
GTTCGCCTCGGTGCTGCCGACGGTGTTCTTCGCGTTGAGTCCCGAGCAGGTGTTCTACTTCCTGATCACGCCGGAGGGCGCGAACAAGATGACGCTGCGGGTGGCCTGGCTGTTCCCGGCGTCCACCAAGAAGGCTCCCGGATTCGACTGGGCCTTCCAGATGCAGAACGCCGTCAACCAGGTGATCAACGATCAGGACATGGTGACCAACGAGCGGATGCAGAACGGGCAGCGCTCCCGGTACGCCAAGCGGGGGCGTTACAGCTGGCAGGAAACCACTCTGCCCCAGGTCAATCGGTGGCTGGCACTGCGTTACCAGGCGCATGCCAAGTCGTTGTCGGCCGACGCATGATCCGCCGGGGAGGGTGACGGTGTCGGTGGGCGAACTCGCCGCGGACGGTCGACGAGCCCAAGGGACGAGGAGCAGACAGACCCGCCCGGACGAGACGGCGCGGCCTGAGGTGCGGTCGGTTCCCGGCGGTGCCGCCCCGCAGAACGGTGGTCGATTCAATCGCGCGGCGCTGGTGTGGGCGGGCTGGTGGGTCGGCACCGTCGCCGTAGTGGTCGGGCTGTGGGAGGCGGTCAAGGCCGTCTTCGCCGTGCCGGACGCCACCATGCCGCACACCTGGTCGGTGCTGGCGGCGCTCGGCGAGCGCCTGCCCAACGGTGACAACCGCGCAGTGTCACTGCTGGGGGCGCTCGCGGTCACCCTGCAGGAGGCCACCGTCGGGTTGTGGGTGGGCGTGGTGATCGGCGCGGGGATCGGTGTTCTGTCCGCGAAGTCGCGGTTCGCTTCGTTCACGCTGACGCCGGTTCTTGTTGCCACGCAGACATTTCCGCTGGTGGCCGTCGTACCTGCACTGGTGATCATCTTGGGTGACGGATGGGTGTCGCTGGCGCTGATCGCGGCGATCCTGGCGTTCTTCCCGATCTATGTGGCAGTGGCCCGTGCGATCACCGACACCAGCCGAGAGCACCGCGAGCTGTTTCGCAGCTGTGGACTGTCGAAAACCAAGGTGTTCACCAGTCTGGAGATGCCGCGGGCCACCCTGGCGGCGGTCAGCTCCATCCGCACAGCCACAGCGCTGGCCGTGGTGGGAGCCATCGTCGCGGAACTACCCAGCGGAAGACCCGACGGAATCTCCATGACGTTGTTGTCCGCGGCGTCCTACTACCTGACCGACCCCGAGGCGCTGTGGTGCGCGGCGCTGACGGCCATGGCAGGAGGCGTCCTGCTGGTGTACGCAATGTCCGGATTTGCCTCTACGGCAGCCCGTTTCGCGCTGCGCATTCCCACGGAAGCGAAGGAGTCGAGATGACCGTCGACACCAGCATCGGCACATCGGATGCAATCGTCTTGCACGACGTGGTCAAGTACTACGGGTCGAAGCTGATCCTCGATCACGTCAGCCACACCTTCGAGCCTGGTTCTTTCGTATCGCTGATCGGGCCGTCCGGCTGCGGGAAGTCGACGCTGCTGCGGATGATCGGCGATCTGGAGCCGCTGAGTTCCGGCCGGATCGACGTCGGTGCGGGCACTCCGGAGACCGCGCGGCGTGGCCACTCGATGTCGATGGTGTTCCAGTCGCCCAATCTGGTGCCGTGGCGATCGGTGCGACGCAATGTCGAACTTCCCCTGGAGGCAATGGGTCTACCCGCAGCCGAACGGAAGGAGCGGGCTACCCGCGAGCTGATCAGGGTGGGCCTCGGCGAGCACATCGAGGCCGGCCCGCGCACGCTCTCGGGCGGTATGGCGCAACGGGCGGCGATCGCCAGAGCACTGGTCAGCGACCCGCGCATCGTGCTGATGGACGAGCCCTTCGGCGCGCTCGACGAGATCTTGCGTGAGCGGCTGAACTACGAGTTGCACCAGCTGTGGGCCAGCACCGGCAAGACCATCGTGTTCGTCACACACAGCATCGCCGAGGCTGTGGCGCTGTCCACCGACATCCTGGTGATGGGCCGCGATCCCGGTCGGATCATCGGGCACATCCCGGTGGCACTGCCCAGGGAGCGCCGCCCTGAACTTGCCGAGACGGAGGAGTTCTTCAAGATCACCACCGAGGTCAGACGGCAGTTGTCGGTGGGGGCCGGCGGATGACCACACTCACGAGGACACGTGGCGGGTCCGCGCTGCGGACAGCGGCGATGTATCTGGGGCCGACCGTCACCGTGGCAGCAGTGATCGTGTTGTGGCAGTTCTGGGTCACCGCCGCCGGGATCAAGCCGTTTGTACTGCCCGCGCCGGTGGCAGTGTGGCAGACGTTCATCGAACGGCCCGCGTTCTTCTTCGGATTGGGTGTCAACACCCTGCAGGAGGCGTTGGCGGGTCTGGTCTTCGGGTGTGTCGCAGGTACTGTCACCGCGCTGGCGGTGTTCCGCACCAAGGGTCTTAGCCAAGTCACCGAAGCCATGGCGGCCGCCCTGCTCGCGCTGCCCATGGTGGCACTGGTGCCGCTGTCCAACGTGTTCTTCGGGCTGACGCCGGCCTCGCGCATCTTCGTGGTATCGGTGGCGGTGTACCCGATTGCGGTGAGTTTCCTGCTCACGGGCCTGCGTGGCACCGACCAGGGTCTCATCGAGGCCTTCCGCTCGATGGCAATATCACCGATGAAAACCACAGTTGCGCTCTATGTTCCGTCGATGCTGCCATCGGCGATGAGTGCACTGCGGGTCGCGGTACCCACGGCTTTCTCGATCGCGATTGTCGCCGAGTTCTTCGGCGGTGAGCTCACCACACTGGGCACCTTCATCAAGTCGACGGCCGTGCAGTCACGAGTGGCCGACATGTGGGGTGCGGCGCTGGTCGCCTTTCTCTTCGCCCTGGTGCTCTACCTGGCGCTGTCGCTCGTGGACAGGTGGGCGCTGCGCTGGCACAGCTCCCGCCAACCATCCTGACCTTCACCGAAACACAAACTGATACAGAGGAGTTCAATCATGTTGTTTGTCGAGAATCCCAAGAAGCAGTTGGGTGTCGTGATCGCCGGACTTGCCACCGTTGCACTGGTGGCGGGTTGCGGCGGGGGTGACGACACCGAGGCCGCGTCCGACGGTCCGGTCACCGTCGTCACCGGGTGGGTGATCCAGCCCGAGTTCGCGTCGCTGTACGCCGCCGACGCACTGGGGTACTACGAGGAGGCCGGCTTGGACGTGACCATCCAGCCCGGTGGTCCCGACGTCAACGCCGAACAGTTGGTGGGGGCGGGCAGCGCGCAATTCGGCATGGACGCAGGCAGTAACGTGCTGACGTCCAACGACGTCGGCACCGGCCTGGTGTCCCTGGCGCAGTTGGAGCAGGAATCCTCACTGCGGCTGCTGTCCTGGACCAAGGACGGATTG
Coding sequences within:
- a CDS encoding ABC transporter permease; amino-acid sequence: MTTLTRTRGGSALRTAAMYLGPTVTVAAVIVLWQFWVTAAGIKPFVLPAPVAVWQTFIERPAFFFGLGVNTLQEALAGLVFGCVAGTVTALAVFRTKGLSQVTEAMAAALLALPMVALVPLSNVFFGLTPASRIFVVSVAVYPIAVSFLLTGLRGTDQGLIEAFRSMAISPMKTTVALYVPSMLPSAMSALRVAVPTAFSIAIVAEFFGGELTTLGTFIKSTAVQSRVADMWGAALVAFLFALVLYLALSLVDRWALRWHSSRQPS
- a CDS encoding ABC transporter ATP-binding protein, translated to MTVDTSIGTSDAIVLHDVVKYYGSKLILDHVSHTFEPGSFVSLIGPSGCGKSTLLRMIGDLEPLSSGRIDVGAGTPETARRGHSMSMVFQSPNLVPWRSVRRNVELPLEAMGLPAAERKERATRELIRVGLGEHIEAGPRTLSGGMAQRAAIARALVSDPRIVLMDEPFGALDEILRERLNYELHQLWASTGKTIVFVTHSIAEAVALSTDILVMGRDPGRIIGHIPVALPRERRPELAETEEFFKITTEVRRQLSVGAGG
- a CDS encoding ABC transporter permease; translation: MSVGELAADGRRAQGTRSRQTRPDETARPEVRSVPGGAAPQNGGRFNRAALVWAGWWVGTVAVVVGLWEAVKAVFAVPDATMPHTWSVLAALGERLPNGDNRAVSLLGALAVTLQEATVGLWVGVVIGAGIGVLSAKSRFASFTLTPVLVATQTFPLVAVVPALVIILGDGWVSLALIAAILAFFPIYVAVARAITDTSREHRELFRSCGLSKTKVFTSLEMPRATLAAVSSIRTATALAVVGAIVAELPSGRPDGISMTLLSAASYYLTDPEALWCAALTAMAGGVLLVYAMSGFASTAARFALRIPTEAKESR